Below is a window of Candidatus Hydrogenedentota bacterium DNA.
TTGTCGGCCTGAAGTACGTGGGTACTTACACTCAACCCGGCGATACCGTGATTGTCGACGGTAAGAACGGCAACGTCATCATTCGACCGACCGAATCGACACTCCTGCGATATCAGGAGGCAAAGCGCCGCGCGGATTCCAGCCGAAAGGCCTTGTTGGAGGCTGAGGTCAAGCCAAGCGTTACGCTTGACGGCCGGAAAATCCCTATCCTCGCGAACATCGAGCTTCCCGTCGAATTGTCGTACTCCAAGAAGGCAAACGCCGAGGGAATTGGCCTCTACCGCACCGAATACCTATTCCTTAATCGGACCACGTTGCCCACCGAGGATGAACAGTTCAACGCCTACGTGGAAGTTGCCGAAGCCTTCAAAGGCTCGCCGGTGGTGCTGCGCACACTGGACCTTGGCGGAGACAAGTTTGCATCGCACCTCCAGTTGGCAAATGAAATGAACCCCCAACTCGGATGGCGCGCAATTCGGTTCTGCCTGGAGCGCCCCGACATTTTCAAGGCTCAATTACGCGCCATGTTCCGCGCCAGCGTGCACGGCGACGTCCAGATCATGTTTCCGCTTATCAGCGGCTTGGACGAGTTGCTCCGAGTAAAAGCCATTGTCCGCGAAGTGTGCAATGATCTGGAGCGCCGCGGTGTTCCTTTTCGGAAGGATGTTGCCGTCGGCAGCATGATTGAAGTGCCCTCGGCGGTCGAAATCGCCGACTTGCTCGCGAGGGAATGCGCCTTCTTCAGCATTGGTACCAACGACCTTATTCAGTATTCACTTGCCGTGGACCGCGTAAATGAAAAAATCGCCCATATGTACGAGCCCGCGCATCCCGCCGTGTTGCGTATGATTCAGCGTACGGCAAAGGCCGCGCGCGACGCCCGCATACCCTGCTCCATCTGCGGAGAAATGGCTGGCGATCCGACTTTCACCGAGCTTCTCGTCGGTCTCGGCATAACCTCATTCAGTATGTCGGCGGTGGCCATTCCCGCGGTTCGCGCGGAAGTCACCAGCCTTCGCGCGTCGCACGCGCGTAAGTTCGCGAAAAGTGTCCTCAAGGTAGGTTCTATCCGTGAGATTCGCGAGAATATGTCGGAGCGCTACTCCCTGAGGCACGCGGACGAAGCGCAAACTGAGACATTTCCTCTGACCGGTATTGAAACGGACTCCGAACTGCGGTGATAGCGTGACACGCCGAATTTCCATACTAGGTTCCACGGGCTCCATTGGCCGAAGCGCTCTGGATGTCGTGCGCCACTATCCGGATCAGTTTCGCGTTGAAACGTTGGCGGCAAACTCGAATGCGTCCCTGCTGA
It encodes the following:
- the ptsP gene encoding phosphoenolpyruvate--protein phosphotransferase, which gives rise to MEIALRGIGVSPGIAIGPALTFGVKGLEIPKFTIDNVQEELARFEHALTAVRADLQRLYDRTNDALGPQHADIFKAHLMFLEDVTLREEIERRVAEEKLNAEYLVNDLMTRYTDVMASLDDPMFRERAQDMVDVGNRILTKLLNVDVENLEHLAQPSVVVAHDLSPSDAAKIDLVNTLGIATDLSGPTSHTAILARAFEIPAVVGLKYVGTYTQPGDTVIVDGKNGNVIIRPTESTLLRYQEAKRRADSSRKALLEAEVKPSVTLDGRKIPILANIELPVELSYSKKANAEGIGLYRTEYLFLNRTTLPTEDEQFNAYVEVAEAFKGSPVVLRTLDLGGDKFASHLQLANEMNPQLGWRAIRFCLERPDIFKAQLRAMFRASVHGDVQIMFPLISGLDELLRVKAIVREVCNDLERRGVPFRKDVAVGSMIEVPSAVEIADLLARECAFFSIGTNDLIQYSLAVDRVNEKIAHMYEPAHPAVLRMIQRTAKAARDARIPCSICGEMAGDPTFTELLVGLGITSFSMSAVAIPAVRAEVTSLRASHARKFAKSVLKVGSIREIRENMSERYSLRHADEAQTETFPLTGIETDSELR